A genomic stretch from Thermodesulfobacteriota bacterium includes:
- a CDS encoding thioesterase family protein produces the protein MKDTLKPGLKFEFDFKVPESKTVPYIYPESEEFRIMPKVFSTGFMVGLIEWACVRFVNEHIDWPREQSVGIDIRLSHLAATPPGLTVKVNGELTGVEGRKLSFAVSAHDGIDLITEGTHERFVVNAEKFTAKAEEKARQAGA, from the coding sequence ATGAAAGATACTCTCAAGCCGGGACTTAAATTCGAATTCGACTTCAAGGTGCCCGAATCGAAGACCGTTCCCTACATCTATCCCGAATCCGAGGAGTTCCGGATAATGCCCAAGGTGTTTTCGACGGGCTTTATGGTGGGGCTCATAGAATGGGCGTGCGTAAGATTCGTGAACGAGCACATCGACTGGCCGAGGGAGCAGTCGGTCGGGATCGACATCAGGCTGAGCCACCTGGCCGCGACGCCCCCCGGGCTCACGGTGAAGGTAAACGGGGAGCTCACGGGCGTCGAGGGCAGGAAGCTCTCGTTCGCCGTATCGGCCCACGACGGCATCGACCTCATAACCGAAGGGACCCACGAGAGGTTCGTAGTCAACGCCGAAAAATTCACGGCCAAGGCCGAGGAGAAGGCCAGGCAGGCCGGGGCCTGA
- a CDS encoding SDR family oxidoreductase has translation MKLKDKVAIITGGSLGLGKETALLFNREGAKVVITGRTEDRLKAAVEEARAQGAGGEIEYFVADVSSEDDCRGTVDYVINKYGRIDVLFNNAGVLWVYNTHETPLEIWDKTFDINVRGTYLMSKFTIPHMLKQGKGCIVNNSSILGSRAAPGCAAYVATKGAITQLTRAMAVEYAPHGIRVNAICPGTTVTPLVEDLFEQTDDPSGARKLWESYNPMGRLGRPSEIARGVLFLCDDEVEFMTGSMLNIDGGWIAR, from the coding sequence ATGAAGCTGAAGGATAAAGTAGCGATAATCACGGGCGGGAGCCTCGGGCTCGGAAAAGAGACTGCCCTTCTCTTTAACCGCGAGGGAGCGAAGGTCGTGATCACGGGCCGCACAGAAGACAGGCTGAAGGCCGCCGTCGAGGAAGCGAGGGCGCAGGGCGCGGGCGGGGAGATCGAATATTTCGTCGCCGACGTTTCGAGCGAAGATGACTGCCGGGGTACCGTCGATTACGTGATAAACAAGTACGGCAGGATAGACGTCCTCTTTAACAACGCGGGCGTCCTCTGGGTTTACAACACGCACGAAACCCCGCTCGAAATATGGGACAAGACGTTCGATATAAACGTGAGGGGCACATACCTCATGTCGAAGTTCACGATCCCCCACATGCTGAAGCAGGGCAAGGGATGCATCGTCAACAACTCCTCCATACTCGGGTCGAGGGCCGCGCCCGGCTGCGCCGCTTACGTGGCGACCAAGGGGGCCATTACGCAGCTCACGAGGGCGATGGCGGTGGAATACGCCCCCCACGGCATAAGGGTGAACGCCATATGCCCCGGGACGACTGTCACTCCGCTCGTCGAAGACCTGTTCGAGCAAACGGACGACCCATCGGGCGCCAGGAAGCTCTGGGAGTCGTACAACCCAATGGGGAGACTCGGAAGGCCGTCCGAGATAGCGCGCGGCGTGCTCTTCCTCTGCGACGACGAGGTCGAATTCATGACCGGCAGCATGCTCAACATAGACGGGGGCTGGATAGCCCGGTAG
- a CDS encoding PspC domain-containing protein gives MAEEIKKLHRSRKDRMIAGICGGLGEMFSIDPTLIRLIAALIGLFTVGTAILVYVLGWIIIPEAPAE, from the coding sequence ATGGCTGAAGAGATTAAAAAGCTCCATCGTTCGAGAAAGGACAGGATGATAGCGGGCATCTGCGGCGGGCTTGGGGAGATGTTTTCCATCGATCCCACGCTGATAAGGCTGATAGCGGCTCTTATCGGCTTGTTTACGGTCGGAACCGCGATTCTCGTATACGTGCTCGGATGGATAATCATTCCCGAGGCCCCGGCGGAATAG
- a CDS encoding DUF3298 domain-containing protein: MKTWKRFECAVALVLFFSAVVMPELVSGQENEDRPESRYYYTGILGDGIGIQMELVMDSSGVTGSYMYDKIGTPLSLSGGIDKDTSIMTIVEQDEKGNRTGTFVGKLESEGTNYAKTIEGKWMKAGGGDKIPFKLNKIAYYITSETKSGGKYEMSYMYPDFISGLKPLQEISQELEKNALAEQAKFMKEAEEFFKSQESEPRAEWQERYNYAIEYYSPEVVSLSGEIYVYGGGAHGNTEYMSSNYWIKDGKPYLLKLPDLFLQDSNYLKALSDYCINDLRKQKAGWVVDGQLKELGADDMSAFAISPRGVSIAFAPYAVGSYAEGSYFVTVPYPALKEVVDPAGPLGKMAGLSAGK, translated from the coding sequence ATGAAGACGTGGAAGAGGTTCGAATGCGCCGTAGCTCTGGTGCTTTTTTTCTCGGCTGTCGTCATGCCGGAGCTCGTCTCCGGCCAGGAAAATGAAGACCGTCCCGAATCGAGGTACTACTACACCGGGATTCTGGGGGACGGTATAGGCATACAGATGGAGCTCGTAATGGATTCCTCCGGAGTCACGGGTTCTTACATGTATGACAAAATAGGGACTCCGCTTTCCCTGTCGGGCGGCATAGATAAAGACACCTCTATCATGACGATCGTCGAGCAGGACGAGAAGGGCAACAGGACGGGGACTTTCGTCGGCAAGCTCGAATCCGAGGGGACCAATTACGCAAAGACGATAGAAGGGAAGTGGATGAAGGCGGGGGGCGGCGACAAGATCCCGTTCAAGCTCAACAAGATCGCCTACTACATCACGTCCGAAACGAAGTCCGGCGGTAAATACGAAATGTCCTACATGTATCCCGATTTCATTTCAGGGTTGAAACCGCTCCAGGAAATTTCGCAGGAGCTCGAAAAGAACGCGCTCGCCGAGCAGGCGAAATTCATGAAAGAGGCCGAGGAATTCTTCAAGTCGCAGGAATCGGAGCCGAGGGCCGAGTGGCAGGAGAGATATAACTACGCCATCGAATACTACTCCCCCGAGGTCGTGAGCCTCTCGGGTGAGATATACGTATACGGGGGCGGCGCGCACGGCAACACGGAGTACATGTCGTCTAACTACTGGATCAAGGATGGAAAGCCCTATCTCTTAAAACTCCCGGACCTCTTTCTCCAGGACTCGAATTACCTGAAAGCTCTTTCAGATTATTGCATAAACGACCTCAGGAAGCAGAAAGCCGGATGGGTCGTCGACGGCCAGTTAAAGGAGCTCGGCGCCGACGATATGAGCGCATTCGCTATCTCGCCGAGGGGCGTATCGATAGCCTTCGCCCCATACGCCGTGGGGTCCTACGCCGAGGGCTCTTATTTCGTTACGGTCCCGTACCCTGCCTTGAAAGAAGTTGTCGACCCCGCAGGGCCGCTCGGGAAGATGGCCGGCTTGTCCGCCGGAAAATGA
- a CDS encoding FAD-dependent monooxygenase, which produces MSGTGTGVLIVGAGPTGLTMACELARRGVPFRIIDKAAAPSDKSKAFGIHARTMEVFENMGLIDSVLDEGNICNGFDIYDRGRALASLSFSSIESKYPYLLILAQSDTERVLNERLESYGAKVEREKELVHIDRGGETLVSHVRRPDGSEETIRSSYVSGCDGAHSSVRHILGFEFKGAPYPNYWLLADCNLDWEYPFHHLSAFIHPNGITAYFPLYKDRGRLMFELQDAPVTEEMPEPTLDDVKRLMAEREIKYKSVTDPNWLAYFKLHHRMVDRYAEGRIFLAGDAAHIHSPMGGQGMNTGIQDAYNLAWKLALVLEGRGAYSLLDSYQAERLPVGKEVVSLTDKATRMAGVHNPVLGAIRNKVIGVASRINAVQDRLLATLAQIEIHYKESPIVSEKWYQPDTVEGYHGYRDDLTAGERVRDYSLKGPDGGGTLYGLLGNGLHNLLLFTGGDPEDMELDELRKIHDAAAAEYGGVMAVHVIAGPRGVPEDFRHMSSVWNDGDLRMHKDFGAARASLYLVRPDGYVGFRNQPASRDDLEEYLAGIFR; this is translated from the coding sequence ATGTCAGGTACCGGTACAGGGGTTTTGATTGTCGGGGCGGGCCCGACGGGTCTCACCATGGCCTGCGAGCTCGCCCGTAGAGGCGTTCCGTTCAGGATAATAGACAAGGCCGCGGCCCCTTCGGACAAATCGAAGGCCTTCGGCATCCACGCCCGGACGATGGAGGTCTTCGAGAACATGGGCCTCATCGATTCCGTCCTCGACGAGGGCAACATATGTAACGGCTTCGATATATACGATCGGGGCCGGGCGCTGGCGAGCCTTTCGTTCAGCTCGATAGAAAGCAAATATCCTTACCTCCTCATACTCGCCCAGAGCGACACCGAGAGGGTTCTCAACGAGCGTCTGGAATCGTACGGGGCAAAGGTGGAGAGGGAAAAGGAGCTCGTACACATCGACAGGGGCGGCGAGACACTCGTCTCGCACGTAAGGCGCCCGGACGGCTCGGAGGAGACTATCCGGAGCTCTTACGTTTCCGGCTGCGACGGGGCGCACAGCTCTGTCAGGCACATACTCGGGTTCGAGTTCAAGGGCGCTCCGTATCCCAATTACTGGCTCCTCGCCGACTGCAATCTCGATTGGGAATACCCTTTTCATCACCTCTCGGCGTTCATACATCCGAACGGGATAACGGCCTACTTCCCGCTTTATAAAGACAGGGGGAGGCTCATGTTCGAATTGCAGGACGCCCCGGTAACGGAAGAGATGCCGGAGCCCACTCTCGACGACGTCAAGAGGCTGATGGCCGAGAGGGAGATAAAGTATAAAAGCGTGACCGACCCCAACTGGCTCGCCTATTTCAAGCTCCACCACAGGATGGTGGACAGGTACGCGGAGGGAAGGATTTTCCTCGCGGGCGATGCGGCGCACATACACAGCCCGATGGGCGGGCAGGGCATGAACACAGGTATACAGGACGCGTACAACCTCGCGTGGAAGCTGGCGCTCGTTCTCGAAGGGCGGGGCGCGTACTCGCTACTCGACAGTTACCAGGCCGAGAGGCTCCCCGTGGGGAAAGAGGTCGTCAGCCTGACGGACAAGGCGACGCGTATGGCCGGCGTGCACAACCCGGTACTCGGGGCGATAAGGAACAAGGTCATAGGGGTCGCGTCACGCATAAATGCCGTACAGGACCGGCTCCTCGCGACGCTTGCACAGATAGAGATACATTACAAGGAGAGCCCCATAGTATCCGAGAAATGGTATCAGCCCGATACCGTGGAAGGCTACCACGGCTACAGGGACGACCTCACGGCGGGCGAGAGGGTGAGGGACTATAGCCTCAAGGGCCCGGACGGCGGCGGTACGCTATACGGGCTTCTCGGGAACGGGCTCCACAACCTCTTACTCTTCACCGGGGGCGACCCCGAGGACATGGAGCTCGACGAGCTGAGGAAAATCCACGACGCGGCCGCCGCGGAGTACGGGGGCGTTATGGCCGTGCACGTCATAGCGGGGCCGAGGGGCGTACCCGAGGATTTCAGGCACATGAGCTCCGTATGGAATGACGGGGACCTCCGCATGCACAAGGACTTCGGCGCGGCGCGGGCTTCGCTCTATCTCGTCCGTCCGGACGGGTACGTCGGGTTCAGGAACCAGCCCGCGAGCCGGGACGACCTCGAAGAATACCTGGCCGGAATCTTCAGATGA
- the folB gene encoding dihydroneopterin aldolase, translated as MIIHIENLRLRTVVGIFEWEKNVKQDVIINIEIEFDGAKAIESDDIAHTIDYKSITKKIISEVEEKEYNLIEKIAGDVVRIILEDERVESASVRIDKPGALRFADSVSVIHTESR; from the coding sequence ATGATTATACACATAGAGAACCTGAGGCTGAGAACCGTGGTCGGCATCTTCGAATGGGAGAAGAACGTAAAGCAGGACGTCATAATCAACATCGAGATAGAATTCGACGGCGCGAAGGCCATCGAAAGCGACGACATCGCTCACACGATAGATTACAAATCCATCACGAAGAAAATCATCTCCGAGGTCGAGGAGAAGGAATATAACCTCATCGAAAAAATTGCCGGCGACGTCGTCCGGATAATCCTCGAAGACGAAAGGGTGGAATCGGCGTCGGTCAGGATAGACAAGCCGGGTGCGCTCCGGTTCGCCGACTCGGTTTCAGTCATCCACACGGAGTCGAGATAA
- a CDS encoding SDR family oxidoreductase, whose protein sequence is MSKAALITGGGLRLGKAMALTLAEMGYDVALHYNSSEDESERTADEIKALGGECEIFQADLLNMEETNTLVSRVFEVFPECSVLINSASVFEDVPFQDVTEESFDRDMTVNFKAPFFLSRDFSKEPASELIVNMLDSRISKNETDHFVYNISKKALRDLTLMAAKALGPKVRVNGICPGPVLPPQGKSEDYLIRISGDTPIGKPGSPDYITAALKYIIENTYITGECLFVDGGQHLV, encoded by the coding sequence ATGAGTAAAGCGGCGTTGATAACAGGCGGCGGGCTCAGGCTCGGAAAGGCCATGGCGCTTACGCTGGCCGAAATGGGTTACGACGTAGCCCTTCATTACAACAGCTCCGAAGACGAGTCCGAAAGGACTGCCGACGAGATAAAGGCGCTCGGCGGTGAGTGCGAAATTTTCCAGGCCGACCTCCTAAACATGGAGGAGACCAATACCCTCGTTTCCCGCGTCTTCGAGGTCTTTCCCGAATGCAGCGTCCTCATAAACAGCGCGTCCGTTTTCGAAGACGTCCCCTTTCAGGACGTGACCGAAGAAAGCTTCGACAGGGACATGACGGTAAACTTCAAGGCGCCCTTCTTTCTGTCCCGGGACTTTTCGAAAGAGCCGGCCTCGGAGCTCATAGTCAACATGCTCGACTCCCGCATCTCGAAAAACGAGACCGACCATTTCGTATACAACATAAGCAAAAAGGCGCTCCGGGACCTGACGCTTATGGCCGCGAAGGCGCTCGGCCCGAAGGTCAGAGTGAACGGGATCTGCCCCGGCCCGGTCCTCCCGCCCCAGGGGAAGAGCGAGGACTATCTCATACGAATCTCGGGTGATACGCCCATCGGCAAGCCCGGGAGCCCGGATTACATAACCGCGGCGCTTAAGTATATTATCGAGAACACTTATATCACCGGGGAATGCCTCTTCGTCGATGGAGGGCAGCACCTCGTCTAG
- a CDS encoding ABC transporter ATP-binding protein, with protein sequence MNKKKTIFSLLLSYKYSFLAGLLALSLVDLCQLSIPLVIERVVDALTLEGAGFNDISKYGLIMVGIAVTMSIFRFFWRYFIMGAARKIEQSLRNEFFDHLQGLQFDFFSRKKVGDLMAHTVNDIETLKFACGLGVLIAYDGVFLLVFIFGAMLYISPVLTLYAFIPFPILAFIIIKFGNMIEKRFQRVQDSFSELTESARTSISGIKVVKAFVRKDEEARDFSAASSDYLAKNLRLIKIWGVYQPIITFLAGTATAIFLWLGGVRTITLDITLGDFAAVLLYLTMLTWPMMAMGWAVDIIKRGNASLNRINDILLEIPQSVTETGTLDVDIKGDIQFRNLSFSYNGKRVLKDVSLEIARGSAVGITGATGSGKSTLFQLLTRVEEPPFGTVFIDGADVRDIKKESLRKGVVYVPQETTVFSGTVRDNISFMNPALTDEEIENAARIAEIYDDIMEFPGGFDTRVGERGLTLSGGQRQRIALARAILLKPAVLILDDVFSSLDLRTESLVLRNLRKEMRGRTLLAISSRVPSISGFDFVAVFERGRLVESGGHGELMHKNGIYAGLYRIQTFETI encoded by the coding sequence ATGAACAAAAAGAAGACTATTTTTTCCCTCCTTTTGAGCTACAAGTATTCGTTTCTGGCCGGGCTCCTGGCCCTCTCGCTCGTGGACCTCTGCCAGCTTTCGATCCCGCTCGTGATAGAGCGCGTCGTGGACGCCCTCACCCTGGAGGGGGCGGGTTTTAACGACATTTCAAAATACGGGCTGATTATGGTCGGCATCGCCGTAACCATGTCGATATTCAGGTTCTTCTGGCGGTATTTCATAATGGGGGCGGCGAGGAAGATAGAGCAGTCTCTAAGGAACGAATTCTTCGATCACCTCCAGGGCCTTCAGTTCGACTTCTTCTCCCGAAAGAAAGTCGGGGACCTCATGGCCCACACGGTGAACGACATCGAAACGCTCAAATTCGCGTGCGGGCTCGGGGTTCTGATAGCCTACGACGGCGTATTCCTTCTCGTATTCATATTCGGAGCGATGCTTTATATCTCACCCGTGCTGACGCTTTACGCCTTCATCCCGTTCCCTATACTCGCCTTCATAATCATCAAGTTCGGCAACATGATCGAGAAGAGGTTCCAGAGGGTCCAGGATTCCTTCTCGGAGCTTACGGAGAGCGCGCGCACGTCGATATCAGGCATAAAGGTCGTGAAGGCTTTCGTCAGGAAAGACGAGGAGGCTAGGGACTTCAGCGCGGCGAGCTCCGATTACCTGGCGAAGAATCTCCGGCTCATAAAAATATGGGGCGTCTACCAGCCCATAATCACGTTCCTCGCGGGGACGGCGACGGCCATATTCCTCTGGCTCGGGGGGGTGAGGACTATAACCCTCGACATAACGCTAGGGGACTTCGCCGCAGTGCTGCTATACCTGACGATGCTCACGTGGCCGATGATGGCCATGGGATGGGCGGTGGACATAATAAAGCGGGGAAACGCCTCGCTCAACAGGATTAACGACATACTTCTCGAGATCCCCCAGTCCGTCACCGAGACCGGCACGCTCGACGTGGACATCAAGGGCGACATCCAGTTCAGGAATTTAAGTTTTTCGTACAATGGGAAGAGGGTTTTGAAAGACGTATCGCTCGAAATCGCAAGAGGCTCGGCCGTGGGAATCACGGGGGCGACGGGCTCGGGGAAGAGTACGCTCTTTCAGCTTTTGACGAGGGTCGAGGAGCCGCCCTTCGGGACCGTCTTCATAGACGGCGCGGACGTGCGCGACATAAAGAAAGAGAGCCTCCGTAAGGGAGTCGTCTACGTCCCGCAGGAGACGACCGTTTTCAGCGGGACCGTCAGGGACAACATATCGTTCATGAACCCCGCGCTCACGGACGAGGAGATAGAGAACGCCGCCAGGATCGCCGAAATATACGACGATATAATGGAATTCCCGGGGGGCTTTGACACGAGGGTCGGCGAAAGGGGGCTTACGCTCTCGGGCGGGCAGAGGCAGAGGATAGCGCTCGCACGCGCCATACTCCTCAAGCCTGCGGTGCTGATACTGGACGACGTCTTTTCGTCCCTCGACCTCAGGACGGAGAGCCTCGTCTTGAGGAACCTGAGGAAGGAGATGAGAGGAAGGACACTCCTCGCCATATCGAGCAGGGTGCCGTCCATTAGCGGCTTCGACTTCGTCGCCGTATTCGAGCGAGGGCGGCTCGTCGAGAGCGGCGGGCACGGGGAGCTCATGCACAAAAACGGCATATACGCCGGGCTCTACCGGATACAAACCTTCGAGACGATTTAA
- a CDS encoding methylated-DNA--[protein]-cysteine S-methyltransferase, with the protein MRSDFEGLWKDYLRIEQAILYLERHFREQPTLGETARSVNLSEYHFHRLFKRWAGITPKQFLQLLTIEYAKNMLDESRSLLEITYNSGLSSTSRLHDLFVTIDAVTPGEFRRKGAGLTILYGVHPTPFGKCLLSVTERGICGLSFLTGENHEEAVNALKKEWAGARFVENANVTRTYIDTIFVPSLPDEKPRLNLYLKGTNFQIKVWQALLGIPPEHVLSYDDVAESVSTPGGLRTVGEAVMTNPVAYVIPCHRVIHRIGIVGPYKWGTARKRAMLGWEAARGEAAHDSIESPLILPGGRSRPTVTRDQNEN; encoded by the coding sequence TTGCGCAGCGATTTCGAGGGTCTATGGAAAGATTATCTCAGGATAGAACAGGCGATACTCTACCTCGAAAGGCATTTCCGTGAGCAGCCGACGCTCGGCGAAACCGCACGAAGCGTCAACCTGAGCGAGTACCACTTCCACCGGCTGTTCAAAAGATGGGCCGGGATAACGCCGAAGCAGTTCCTCCAGCTCCTTACGATCGAGTATGCGAAAAACATGCTCGACGAATCGCGGAGCCTTCTCGAAATAACGTACAACTCCGGGCTCTCCAGCACCAGCCGGCTCCATGACCTCTTCGTCACCATAGACGCCGTCACCCCAGGGGAATTCAGGAGGAAGGGCGCCGGGCTCACGATCCTCTACGGCGTACATCCGACGCCCTTCGGCAAATGCCTCCTCTCGGTGACGGAAAGGGGTATATGCGGACTCTCCTTCCTCACGGGCGAGAACCACGAAGAGGCCGTCAACGCCCTCAAAAAGGAGTGGGCCGGGGCCAGGTTCGTAGAGAACGCGAACGTCACGCGAACCTACATCGACACAATCTTCGTCCCCTCACTTCCGGACGAAAAACCACGGCTTAATCTATACCTTAAGGGAACGAACTTTCAGATAAAGGTCTGGCAGGCGCTCCTCGGCATACCGCCCGAGCACGTCCTGTCCTACGACGACGTGGCCGAGTCGGTCAGCACGCCCGGCGGGCTCAGGACCGTGGGCGAAGCGGTGATGACCAACCCCGTCGCCTACGTCATCCCGTGCCACAGGGTAATTCACAGGATAGGCATCGTCGGTCCGTATAAATGGGGGACGGCCAGGAAGAGGGCGATGCTCGGCTGGGAGGCCGCGCGGGGCGAGGCGGCCCACGACTCGATCGAGAGCCCGCTAATCCTTCCCGGCGGGCGCAGCCGGCCGACCGTCACCCGGGATCAAAATGAAAATTAA
- a CDS encoding ester cyclase yields the protein MSRLTPEQEKMVEVWGMHTACEFATKNVHDTMETMSGNPHVNHVPVMTGGTGTEDVIDFYSTWFIPCQPPDVELEIVSCTVGSDAVVDELIFKFTHTVDMPWMLPGIPPTGKKVEIPLVVIVGFEDGKIASEHIYWDQASVLVQVGLLDSGSLPVAGVETARKVLDPSLPSNSLIKNASARR from the coding sequence ATGAGCAGGCTTACTCCGGAACAGGAAAAGATGGTCGAAGTGTGGGGAATGCATACGGCGTGCGAGTTCGCAACCAAGAACGTCCACGACACGATGGAAACGATGAGCGGTAACCCGCACGTGAATCACGTCCCGGTGATGACGGGCGGGACCGGGACCGAAGACGTAATCGACTTCTACTCGACGTGGTTCATTCCGTGCCAGCCGCCGGACGTGGAGCTCGAAATAGTTTCGTGTACGGTCGGAAGCGACGCCGTCGTCGACGAGCTCATCTTTAAATTCACACATACGGTCGATATGCCGTGGATGCTCCCCGGGATACCGCCAACCGGAAAGAAGGTGGAAATTCCTCTCGTCGTCATAGTGGGATTCGAGGACGGGAAGATCGCGAGCGAGCACATTTACTGGGACCAGGCGTCCGTTCTCGTCCAGGTCGGCTTGCTCGACTCGGGCAGCCTGCCTGTCGCGGGGGTGGAGACGGCACGGAAGGTGCTCGATCCTTCGCTGCCTTCGAACAGTCTCATAAAAAACGCGTCCGCTAGAAGGTAA
- the folK gene encoding 2-amino-4-hydroxy-6-hydroxymethyldihydropteridine diphosphokinase, producing MKTNRAVVGLGSNIDPEENIRKAIEIIRGEVRLIEASSFVETEPVGLKEQRSFINGALLIETSLGASELKTRLREMEAALGRVRTGDKNGPRTIDLDILVWNGEVVDDDVYEREFLRSSIRELIPGFTF from the coding sequence ATGAAAACAAACAGGGCGGTTGTGGGGCTGGGTTCGAATATCGATCCCGAAGAGAACATACGAAAAGCCATAGAGATCATACGCGGCGAGGTCAGACTGATAGAGGCCTCTTCCTTCGTCGAGACGGAGCCCGTCGGGTTAAAGGAGCAGCGGAGCTTCATAAACGGAGCGCTTCTTATAGAAACCTCGCTCGGCGCCTCCGAACTGAAAACGCGCCTCAGGGAAATGGAAGCCGCCCTGGGCAGGGTAAGGACCGGCGACAAGAACGGTCCGCGTACCATAGACCTCGACATACTCGTCTGGAACGGCGAGGTCGTCGACGACGACGTCTACGAGCGGGAGTTCCTCAGATCCTCTATAAGAGAGCTTATTCCCGGCTTTACCTTCTAG
- a CDS encoding inositol monophosphatase family protein — protein MRYLEVAEKAAREAGEILIEHLGKVRDIDYKGKNNLVTEVDKLSEDLIVSRIKETFHTHDIFAEESGRHSNGSDHLWLIDPLDGTTNYAHAYPFFAVSIALEIKGQLKAGLVYDPVKDEMFTAELGKGAFLNGSPIRVTKTERLDESHLVTGFVHENPKIVEDNLRNFANFIRSARAVRRDGSAALDLCYLACGRFDGFWELGLNPWDTAAGVLIVEEAGGVVTRFNGEPYSIYVKEILACAPGIHKDMMGVLALA, from the coding sequence TTGAGATACCTGGAAGTTGCCGAAAAGGCGGCGAGGGAAGCCGGCGAAATCCTGATCGAACACCTGGGGAAAGTGAGGGACATAGATTACAAGGGAAAGAATAACCTCGTCACCGAGGTAGACAAGCTGTCCGAAGACCTCATCGTCAGCCGCATAAAAGAGACGTTCCATACGCACGACATATTCGCCGAGGAGTCCGGGCGGCATTCGAACGGCTCCGATCACCTCTGGCTCATAGACCCGCTCGACGGCACCACCAATTACGCCCACGCATATCCATTCTTCGCCGTATCCATAGCGCTCGAAATAAAGGGGCAGTTAAAGGCGGGGCTCGTGTACGACCCCGTCAAGGACGAGATGTTCACGGCAGAGCTCGGAAAGGGGGCGTTCCTTAACGGCAGCCCCATACGCGTAACGAAGACGGAGCGGCTCGACGAGAGCCACCTGGTTACGGGCTTCGTTCACGAGAACCCGAAGATAGTCGAAGACAACCTCAGGAACTTTGCGAACTTCATCCGGTCGGCGCGCGCCGTAAGGCGCGACGGCTCGGCCGCACTCGATCTCTGCTACCTCGCCTGCGGACGTTTCGACGGATTCTGGGAGCTCGGTCTTAATCCCTGGGACACTGCCGCAGGGGTTCTGATAGTCGAGGAGGCGGGAGGCGTCGTCACGAGATTTAACGGAGAGCCCTATAGCATATACGTGAAGGAGATCCTCGCGTGCGCCCCCGGGATACACAAGGACATGATGGGGGTTCTCGCCCTCGCCTGA
- a CDS encoding haloacid dehalogenase type II, translated as MIKNAASIKALTFDVFGTVVDWRSSIIMECEALGGRKGVTRDWARFADEWRGGYAPAMDLVRKGGLPWTNIDSLHRMVLDRLLSEFEIGGLTEKEKDHLNRAWHRLGPWPDSIRGIERLRTRYVVATLSNGNVSLLVDMAKNAGLAWDCVLSSELAGHYKPDREVYLTAASLLGLEPGQVMMAAAHRDDLEAARSFGLRTAFISRPLEFGPEGKPDTASGGDFDIVAEDIIDLAEKLGA; from the coding sequence ATGATAAAAAACGCAGCAAGCATAAAGGCGCTTACGTTCGACGTCTTCGGCACGGTCGTAGACTGGCGAAGCTCCATAATCATGGAGTGCGAAGCCCTCGGCGGGCGGAAGGGTGTAACACGCGACTGGGCGCGCTTCGCCGACGAGTGGCGGGGCGGCTACGCCCCCGCGATGGACCTCGTAAGGAAGGGCGGGCTCCCGTGGACGAATATCGATTCACTCCACAGGATGGTTTTAGACAGGCTGCTCTCGGAATTCGAGATCGGCGGGCTCACCGAGAAAGAGAAGGACCACCTCAACCGCGCGTGGCACAGGCTTGGCCCGTGGCCCGACTCTATCCGGGGCATAGAGAGGCTGAGGACACGCTACGTCGTGGCGACGCTCTCTAACGGTAACGTCTCTCTCCTGGTGGACATGGCCAAGAACGCGGGGCTCGCGTGGGACTGCGTCCTGTCGTCAGAGCTCGCCGGGCACTACAAGCCCGACAGGGAAGTGTATCTCACGGCGGCCTCGCTGCTCGGCCTCGAGCCGGGCCAGGTGATGATGGCGGCGGCGCACAGGGACGACCTCGAAGCCGCCCGCAGCTTCGGTCTCCGTACGGCGTTCATTTCACGCCCGCTGGAGTTCGGCCCGGAAGGAAAACCGGACACGGCCTCCGGGGGCGACTTCGATATAGTGGCCGAGGATATAATCGACCTTGCCGAAAAGCTCGGCGCGTAA